Proteins encoded together in one Nocardioides marinisabuli window:
- a CDS encoding ATP-dependent Clp protease proteolytic subunit, with product MGGGGGLNVLDDHIYQRLLRERIVFLGSEVRDQNANAICAQLLLLSAEDPEADIFLHINSPGGSVDAGMAIYDTMNYIPNDVATVGMGLAASMGQFLLCAGTKGKRYALPHARIMMHQPSSGMGGSASDIKIQAQQSLHIKKVLLDLIAEHTGQPIDQVVADADRDRWFTADQAKDYGLVDQVIKSAREAADDGRPAHTK from the coding sequence ATGGGTGGTGGCGGCGGGCTCAACGTCCTCGACGACCACATCTACCAGCGTCTGCTCCGTGAGCGGATCGTCTTCCTCGGCTCCGAGGTGCGCGACCAGAACGCGAACGCGATCTGCGCGCAGCTGCTGCTGCTCTCGGCAGAGGACCCCGAGGCCGACATCTTCCTGCACATCAACTCGCCCGGCGGCTCCGTCGACGCCGGCATGGCGATCTACGACACCATGAACTACATCCCCAACGACGTGGCCACGGTCGGCATGGGCCTGGCCGCCTCGATGGGCCAGTTCCTGCTCTGCGCGGGCACCAAGGGCAAGCGCTACGCCCTGCCGCACGCGCGGATCATGATGCACCAGCCCTCCTCGGGCATGGGCGGCTCGGCCTCGGACATCAAGATCCAGGCCCAGCAGTCGCTGCACATCAAGAAGGTGCTGCTCGACCTGATCGCCGAGCACACCGGCCAGCCGATCGACCAGGTCGTCGCCGACGCCGACCGCGACCGCTGGTTCACCGCCGACCAGGCCAAGGACTACGGCCTGGTCGACCAGGTCATCAAGAGCGCTCGCGAGGCGGCCGACGACGGCCGCCCGGCCCACACGAAGTGA
- a CDS encoding esterase/lipase family protein — MTTTAAPAPTGPTLLDLASLACEVADGLVVRSVRDTHTAWLDRVHGLGRRVTGAGGPGVVETVHRGIAGAVYGGLGLGLRAASRGLDTVASTGAGPRLEGSAEGRFVSAAVNGLIGDRLLRERPQMAIATAVRHEGRDVVPDTEGLAAAFPGATGRVVVLLHGLCENESYWGRHRERTGTTYAEDLAGRGWTPVLLRANTGLSLRENGAALTSLLQQVVDHWPVEVTRVALVGHSMGGLVMRAAGAVAVGADGSAAPWTRLVSDVVTLGTPHLGAPVAWGIGHGSRGLSLLPETAAFGRLLDWRSVGVHDLVAGLAEDVAPLPHARYRLVAATLSASERHPVGQVVGDLLVRPRSAYGRDRRGGELFPGATVLHVGSSDHFDLLNHPEVLQALRGWLD; from the coding sequence ATGACGACCACCGCCGCGCCCGCGCCGACCGGCCCCACGCTGCTGGACCTGGCGTCCCTGGCCTGCGAGGTCGCCGACGGGCTGGTCGTGCGCAGCGTGCGCGACACCCACACCGCCTGGCTCGACCGGGTGCACGGCCTCGGGCGACGGGTGACGGGCGCGGGTGGCCCCGGCGTCGTCGAGACCGTGCACCGCGGCATCGCCGGCGCCGTGTACGGCGGGCTCGGGCTCGGGCTGCGGGCCGCCTCGCGCGGGCTCGACACGGTCGCGTCGACCGGCGCCGGCCCCCGCCTGGAGGGGAGCGCCGAGGGCCGCTTCGTCAGCGCGGCCGTCAACGGCCTCATCGGCGACCGGCTGCTGCGCGAGCGCCCGCAGATGGCGATCGCGACGGCGGTGCGCCACGAGGGCCGCGACGTGGTCCCCGACACCGAGGGGCTGGCCGCCGCCTTCCCGGGGGCCACCGGGCGGGTCGTGGTGCTGCTGCACGGGCTCTGCGAGAACGAGTCCTACTGGGGCCGGCACCGCGAGCGCACCGGCACGACGTACGCCGAGGACCTCGCCGGGCGCGGCTGGACCCCGGTCCTGCTGCGCGCCAACACCGGTCTGTCGCTGCGCGAGAACGGCGCGGCGCTGACCTCGCTGCTCCAGCAGGTCGTCGACCACTGGCCCGTCGAGGTCACCCGCGTCGCGCTGGTGGGGCACTCGATGGGTGGGCTGGTGATGCGGGCGGCCGGCGCGGTGGCGGTGGGGGCCGACGGGTCCGCCGCCCCGTGGACGCGGCTGGTCAGCGACGTCGTCACGCTCGGCACGCCCCACCTGGGTGCCCCCGTCGCGTGGGGGATCGGGCACGGCAGCCGCGGGCTGTCGCTGCTGCCCGAGACCGCCGCCTTCGGCCGGCTGCTCGACTGGCGCTCGGTGGGCGTGCACGACCTGGTCGCCGGGCTCGCCGAGGACGTCGCGCCGCTGCCGCACGCGCGCTACCGGCTGGTCGCGGCCACCCTGAGCGCCTCCGAGCGGCACCCGGTCGGCCAGGTGGTGGGCGACCTGCTGGTGCGCCCGCGCTCGGCGTACGGGCGCGACCGCAGGGGCGGCGAGCTCTTCCCCGGCGCGACGGTGCTGCACGTCGGCAGCAGCGACCACTTCGACCTCCTCAACCACCCCGAGGTGCTGCAGGCGCTGCGCGGCTGGCTGGACTGA